In Thermococcus sp., the DNA window GTTGTATATCCACGGCGAGGTGGCCATTTCGAGTGAACCGAGGTCGCTCAGGGCGTTGTGGAAGAAGGAAAACCACCCGTTACGGCTTATGCTCCAGGCAACGAAGAGCCAGTAGATCAACCCGGCCAGGATTCCGGAGTACTTGAGCGGCCTCAGCGGGACTTTCATTCTTTACACCACCTTTTCAACCTGTCCCTGAATGGAAAGAGAATCCCTCTCCCACGGGACTCCTTCCGTTGAAACCCTGTTGAGGTATATAAACACTGTGTAGTTTTGGGTGTGAACATATATATCTCTTCCTGGACTGAAAAAGGACGGTGTTAGGTATTTCTGGCTGTGGAAGTGTTAACCTGTCTTCTGAGCGCTAGCATTGACAGGCAACCCATTTTCAGATTTCACAGGCCTAATCCCGATTAGTACTATTGGTGTTTGACTGATCTGTCTCAAAAAAAGAAAGCTCAGAGGAGCTCCTCGACGAGCTCCGCGGTGGCGCTTCTTGCCTTGCTCCTCAGTCTCTCAAGGTGACCGCTCAGGGCCTCACCAATGCCGTGGACGAAGAGGCTCATCGCCTCATCACTGTCCAGGCCTCTCGACCGGAGGTAGAAGAGCGCATCTTCATCGAACTGCCTTACAGCCGAGGAGTGGAATGCACTCTCTATCTCTCCGGTGTCGACCTCAAGCATCGGCACGCTCACGCCGAGCGAGCCCTCGTCCATTATGGTTATATGGGACACAACCCCGCTCGATGAGTTCCTGGCGCTCTCAAAGACCTTTGCAACGCCCCTGTGAACTGTCCAGCCGTTTTCGTAGGAGAAGCCGTGAACCCTCGTCTCGCTGGCCGTTTTTTCCCCGTACTGGAGGACGTTGGTGAGGTAGTCGACAGCCGAGCCTATGGCTATCGGCATTCCCCTCAGTATCAGCTCGCTTCCCTTACCCTCAAGGGAGTAGTCCTCGCGGTGGTGGCTCATCTCCCCGGCGCTTATGACGGTAAAGGCCCTGACGCTCGCACCCTCTCCGAGGCTCGCCCTGAGGAGGTAGTGAGAAAGGCCCTCGTGCCTCCCAACGGTCAGGATCTCAAGCTCGGCGTTTCTGGCTTTCAGCTCGACCACGAGGGACTTTGCTCCTTTCCCGGCGAAATCGTAGATTATTATCGGGGCCTTAACG includes these proteins:
- a CDS encoding SufD family Fe-S cluster assembly protein; translated protein: MLIERKALEKLTYQKYGDSPTIKSYTKWKLFEENSPLRLPTEAKAGEVPIRGNITLSGSEASFDLPDGVELGEGTLGLSQPGESRILGFHFYALKKAYRVKITRDLVEPLVIASHLSRRAFISHHIIIEAEDVKAPIIIYDFAGKGAKSLVVELKARNAELEILTVGRHEGLSHYLLRASLGEGASVRAFTVISAGEMSHHREDYSLEGKGSELILRGMPIAIGSAVDYLTNVLQYGEKTASETRVHGFSYENGWTVHRGVAKVFESARNSSSGVVSHITIMDEGSLGVSVPMLEVDTGEIESAFHSSAVRQFDEDALFYLRSRGLDSDEAMSLFVHGIGEALSGHLERLRSKARSATAELVEELL